From the genome of Flavobacterium luteolum, one region includes:
- the trpA gene encoding tryptophan synthase subunit alpha produces the protein MNRITQKLQEDKKILSIYFSAGYPNLNDTVQIIQDLEKNGVDLIEIGLPFSDPLADGPTIQASSTQALHNGMTTQILFDQLKNIRESVKIPLIIMGYFNPMLQYGVEAFCQKCAEIGIDGLIIPDLPVDVYADEYKAIFEKYGLINVFLITPQTSDERIRFIDSVSNGFIYMVSSASVTGSQSGFGDVQESYFERISNLNLKNPQIVGFGISNKETFNQATKYAKGAIIGSAFIKHLSEKGSGKIEEFVGEIR, from the coding sequence GATAAAAAGATCCTTTCGATTTACTTTTCTGCAGGATATCCGAACTTAAACGATACTGTGCAGATTATTCAGGATTTAGAAAAAAACGGAGTTGATTTAATCGAAATCGGACTTCCTTTTAGCGATCCTTTGGCAGATGGTCCAACTATTCAGGCGAGTTCTACACAGGCGCTTCATAACGGAATGACAACTCAAATTCTTTTTGATCAGCTGAAAAACATTCGCGAAAGCGTAAAAATTCCGTTGATTATCATGGGATATTTTAATCCGATGCTGCAATACGGAGTTGAAGCGTTTTGCCAGAAATGTGCTGAAATTGGAATTGACGGTTTAATTATTCCTGACCTTCCGGTTGATGTTTATGCTGACGAATACAAAGCGATTTTTGAAAAATATGGTTTGATCAATGTTTTCTTAATTACACCTCAAACTTCAGACGAACGTATTCGTTTTATTGACAGCGTTTCAAACGGATTTATCTATATGGTAAGTTCTGCAAGCGTTACAGGATCTCAATCTGGTTTTGGAGATGTTCAGGAAAGCTATTTTGAAAGAATCTCTAATCTGAATTTGAAAAATCCTCAAATAGTTGGTTTCGGAATTTCGAATAAAGAAACTTTTAATCAGGCAACTAAATATGCTAAAGGTGCAATTATTGGAAGTGCTTTTATCAAACATTTGAGTGAAAAAGGAAGCGGAAAAATTGAGGAATTTGTTGGAGAAATTCGATAA
- a CDS encoding lipocalin family protein, producing the protein MEVVKYSLAIILLISIISCQKAQTEKLIGSWKMKDLVNTTGKNIEDKTTFTKDSLLIFELISNGKTIDKEVANYSLKNNIITVKFKNQNPYDFKVLKLNNSEMELLNIKEKRAYRYVK; encoded by the coding sequence ATGGAAGTTGTAAAATATTCATTAGCAATAATTCTTCTTATTTCAATAATTTCATGTCAAAAAGCCCAAACCGAAAAACTTATCGGAAGTTGGAAGATGAAGGATTTAGTAAATACGACTGGAAAAAATATAGAGGACAAAACGACTTTTACAAAAGATAGTTTATTGATTTTTGAATTAATATCGAATGGAAAAACTATTGATAAAGAAGTTGCTAATTATAGTTTAAAAAACAATATAATTACTGTAAAATTTAAGAATCAAAATCCATACGATTTTAAGGTCTTAAAACTGAATAATTCAGAAATGGAATTATTAAATATCAAAGAAAAAAGAGCTTATAGGTATGTAAAATAA
- a CDS encoding TetR/AcrR family transcriptional regulator, translating into MSHIELNDKKIQILNVAETLFSEKGFEGTSIRDISKEAKINIAMVSYYFGSKERLLEALIFHKTVDLKLQLENLLQEDIEPLEKVNKLIEIYINRICLNKGIYRVLHFELYNKKREKSLQAFTELKKGNLKSVESIIKQGQAQGVFRKDVNIQLITPTIIGTFFHFHMNRSFFEEIFDLKTDEMFNNYIKNDLTKHIQQTIKALLVYEN; encoded by the coding sequence ATGTCACACATCGAATTGAACGATAAAAAAATTCAGATTCTTAATGTTGCAGAAACGCTATTTTCTGAGAAAGGATTTGAAGGTACATCGATACGGGATATCTCCAAAGAGGCCAAAATTAACATCGCAATGGTCTCTTATTATTTTGGTTCAAAAGAAAGGCTACTGGAAGCTCTTATTTTTCACAAAACTGTTGATTTAAAACTACAACTCGAAAATTTATTACAAGAAGACATCGAACCTCTTGAAAAAGTCAATAAATTAATCGAAATTTACATCAATAGAATTTGCCTTAACAAAGGGATTTACAGGGTTTTACATTTTGAACTTTATAATAAGAAGAGAGAAAAAAGCCTTCAAGCTTTTACTGAACTTAAAAAAGGAAATTTAAAATCGGTTGAAAGTATTATCAAGCAAGGCCAAGCTCAGGGGGTGTTTAGAAAAGATGTTAATATCCAACTCATTACACCTACGATTATTGGAACCTTTTTTCACTTTCACATGAATCGCTCTTTCTTCGAAGAAATATTTGATTTGAAAACCGACGAAATGTTTAACAATTACATTAAAAACGATCTTACAAAGCACATTCAACAAACTATAAAAGCGCTACTTGTTTATGAAAATTAG